AAAGCATCCCAAAGGATATCAAACTGTAAAATAATAAGAGTGATGATGAAACAAATCATTTAAGCAGAACATAAAGATCACTGTGTAAGGAAAAGAGAAGACAATGCAGGGAGAACTTGACCTTACCTGAGGACACACTCCTATCATTTTACGAATGTTGGACATACCAACAGAGCTTCGTATGGAATCTCCATAGATAAGAGCTGTTTTAAGTCGAATCAAATTGAACTTACTAATTATTAGTATTAAAATGGTTTTAAAAAAGTTTGGAAAGTAGCTTCTTGTAAAACAGATCCTTACCATCCCCACCAGTAACTGGATTTATACCAGTCAAACAACTGATAGTAGTTTTCTTCCATGCACCATTGGGTCCAAGAAGACAAAACAACTGGTCTTTGGCTATATTCATCTACAAACCCTAAACATATTTCATGAGCCGAAAAGAAATGTAATAATACATTATAAACAACTAATGAGCATTAGGATTTGTTGAATAGTCATGACGCCTTAGAACACACACAACAGGAATGATTGATTACCAAGCTTTATCATTCCAGGATACATCTTTGCAAGACCATGAATCTGAACAGCAATGTTAGGATCAACTGTTCCATCCATTGCTTGTTTCTTAACTAGTGTCTCCTCTTCAAGCACATCTTGGTCATCTGGTGTTAAATGCTCTACAGGTGGAACTGAGCCAAAGCAGCTACAAATGCGCCCTTCTGAAAAAAGTGTTACATAGGAACATCTTTTGGTTTTACACTTTCCAAACACACACATTCTTATTAATAAAAGCAAGAGACAAAGAAATACCTTCCACTTTATTGCCCTCTTTGCCAGTCCAGTAACTAGGCTTCAGAAAGTAGATGATCGTTTTTCTTACACCAGAGGCATTGGGGATGATATTGTCAAAGTAGATAGAATGTACGCACAAGCCAGAAAAGAATGTACGCACAAGCCATATGTAGATTTTATTCTGCACAAAGACTCAAAATGAGAGACATAGACAACAAATCTTAGGTTAAATCTGTTGTCGAAAAATTGGCATACCATTGTAAGAAAGCAGGTGGCGTCATCCATTTTTGAGCATACATCTCTTTTACTCCAACTAATTCCAGGGCTTCCGGGAACTGATGTTGCTTCTATTAGCAGCTGGAACCCAGCAGAAAAGGTATTGGGTGGAAAGAATGACCAAATCACCGGGCGAGAAAGGGAATGTGTGCTTGAATAAGGGAATCCACCAGTAGCTACTGTCTGCAGTCAGAACTGTACCCAGTAAGAATCCAACAAATCTCAGCTACTGTTTTAGCTAAAGAGAGGCCACACACACCTGTGTGATAAAGCCAATGAGAAACACAAGGAAACCAACAGTTGTTGCTGAAGATGACTTGCTAATGAAAGATGATAGCATGAATGCTAGGCTAATCTAGCAACACAAAGGATATAGAAAAGTTAAGTGATGTCCCAGCAAAAATCAATGGAAAATGATTTAAGAAATGATTTAAGAATGATGAGGATCTTTAATTTACCATATTAAACTGAAAAAGCAAGAAAAGTAGGAAGATAACAAAGAAACTGTTCTTCAAGAAAAAATTGAATTGGAACATCATTCCAAAGAGAACTAAGAGGAGTGATGATACAAACGTAAGGATGCCTTCCCATATGAGCCATGATAACCAATACGCTGTATCGTAAACTCCCATCACTGTCATTGCCTGTTAAAAAACAAAAATAAAAATGTAACAACCCAATTCCGGTCTCGGAACTCGTTAGCCGGCTAAGGCCCAAACAATACCGAAAGGTCCAAGATGTTTGCCTATAAATACCCATTGTCCAACTTTGTTTTCTCCACCTGCAAGAGAAAAATAAGAAGTTAGAAGTTAGAGAGAAAAAGAAAAGAGAGTTTAAGAAGAGAGAAATGGAAAATGTTTGTGAGAGCTGAGCCATCAGGAATCTTCGCCGGAGCCACCACACCCCGATTTCAAGTTACCCCTAGATGTTCAGTCAACTGCTGCGCCTCAACGCATTTTGGGGAGAACCAGCTAGCTCTGGGTTCGAGTGGCATTTCACCCCCAAGCTCGTCACCACCGTTCGCCTAGAAGCTAACCACCGGAAAACCGTTTGCCTTTACCTTCAGTTTCTGATCGTTCAGTATATCGTCGATAACTTCCTAATCGCTGATAATCTCGCGCATACAATGCCACCATCGTGTTCCTCTCGACGAGACGAAGCCGTAGACACCGACCTCGCCTCAATTGGAGTCAGGACGAAGCCGCTAGAGCCTCCGGAATATTTGCCTCCGCGCGCTCGAGCGACCACGTGCCACCGCCGGGAATCGTGTCTGCCGCCGCCGCGCCGCCGTCCACTGCCGTGCTCCGCCGTCTTTCGCCACCGTCCTCCGCCGTCGTCTGCCACCGGTAAACTGTCGCCCTCCGCTGTTACCACCGGTAACCGGCGCCGGTGACTCGGCCATCTCGGCTAGGTCGATCCGGTGAGTCAACTCAGTGACTCGGTTAACCGATGGGTTGGCTCGGTTTAAATTAATTACGGTTTGGTTAGAATTTGGTTAGGGTAAACCAGTCAGTTAGGACAAATTGATTTCTGGTCAAGGATTGACAGGGTTGACCTTTGACTAGCGAGTTGACTTTTCGTAAACATTGACCAGACCCGTTTTAAACCGTTCGAAAGGCGTTATGACTCGAATTTTTACTCTGCTTTCAGATTTAGAGTCTATTTGAGCACTAGGAGTTCATAGATACCACTTCTCTTCATTGCTAAGGTGAGGGCTACTCCGTTAAATCCCGAGCTAGTTTAGTACTACCGTTATGAAAAGTTTAGTTTCGAAACATGATCTGTCTCTGTGAATCGAGTCTGTTTTGCTAGTCTTGCTTGATCATTATTGTTATTGATTGTTAAACCGGAAATAGGATAATAGAGGATTCAACGGATTGTGTGAAATTGTTGATGTTAAGGACTGTTATATATATGTATATATATAGTTACATAGTAGGGACTATGTGACGAGTGCGGGGGTTCAGAGATGTTTGAGCTAGCGACGCAGATGTTTGGTGCTGTGCGGGGGCCCAGAGACGTCTGAGCTAGCGACGCAGATGGTGTTTGTGCGGGGGTACAAAGACGTTTGTACTATCGACGCAGCGGGTGGTTGTGCAGGGTACAGAGACAAACTGTACTAGCGACGCAGCGGGTGTGTATATCCTTATGAGGAGATGCGTGGTGCATAGAGTAGCTATGTACTATAAGCGCATGGGTTGTAACGCTAGTCCTCTAGCCGCATATTGATTGTTCTATGTGGTGTAATAGGCACCGTGTTTGTTTCATGCTAGAGCTAGGCCTACATAGTTGTAGTGCTATGAACTGAGTCAGTGGTTTGTGGTTTGGCATCCCATACCTCGCTGGGCAACTCCCCTGTTGCTCACCCCTCCTTTCTTTCCCCATTTTAGGTGAGACCGACGAGCAGGACTGATTATCGGACCGGTGCTATTGGGCTTTTAGACTTCTATCGCTTTTATCATTACCAGGCTTTTAGGCCTTTGGACTTTTATCGTTTATGTCATTTCCTATCTCAGACTTACGGATTTATGTTGTCTTTATATTTCGGACGTATGTCGTTATCTATATTTCAGATGTTATTTTATATTATGGATTTCCAGCGTGGGTGTTGACTTTCAAATATTTATAAATAGAGATCTCAGAGCTATTTATTTATCGTATTATTTTTATTATTTCAAAAGTGATGGGTGTCATAATTTTGGTATCAGAGCGGGGTTCCGTCCCGGCTTCGATCTGGGATGGCGATTTTGGAGACTCGGTTTTATTCGATTTAAACAGTTTTAGACGATTTCAAAAAAAAACATTTCGGGGATTTGGGAATTTTGACAATGAAAATAAATAGCACCTTTCCGTTCGGTATCACTCCTTCTTAAATGTTGGTATCCAGAGATCAGCGTATGTTAACTTTTTCGTTTCCCCTTTCAGATGCCGCCTAGGAGGAGAGTTGTTCGTACTCAGACCGCCAGAGTTGCTAGAGAGGCCGAGGATGAGCATGTCCAGCCCGCAGTTCCGCAGCAGGCGGCTCCGCCTATGGATCAGGATGCTCTGAGACAGATGGTTCAGGATGCGGCTAGGCAGTCTTCACGGGAGGCAGTCCAGCAAGCTACCCAGGAGGCAGTCCAGCAAGCTACCCAGTAGGCTGCCCGAGTAGCTGCTCAGGAGGTTGCCAGCTGCACAGGAGGCAGTCCAGCAAGCTGCCCAGGAGGCTGCCCGAATAGCTGCTCAGGAGGTTGCCAGACAGATGGCTGCAGTTCAGCAGGGTCAGCAGATTCCGCATGGTCCTCAGGTTCAGGTGCAGCAGGGTCCCCAGATTCACATGCAGCAGGCCCCACCAGTTCAGGTTCAGCATGATCATCAGGTTCCACATCAGCAGGCTCCAGCTCAGCAGTATCCTCAGGTTCCCGTTTAGCCGGTTCCAGGAGTTTTTCAGGTTTCACCGCCGCCACCTGTTTTCCCAGTTCAGGTGCCCGAGGTTGATGAGACATTTATCAGGGTGTTGGGACAGATGAAGTATGTGAGTTTGGAGCATTTCAGTGGAACGACAGAACCTACAGTTGCTCACGATTGGAAGCACAATTTGGATAATTTTTTGAAGACCATCTCGTGCCCACCAAGGCTCAAGCTTAAAATCGCTGAGCTGTATTTGCGTGGAGATGCATCAATCTGGTGGGATGGAGTGAGATTTATGCACCGTGGCGAGATGACATATGATGATTTTCTTTACGTGTTCAACAAGAAGTATTTTCTGAGGGAAGCTTTGCATGAGAAGAAGAATGATTTCAAGCATTTGAGGCAGGGTGCAAAGTCTGTCAGGGAGAATGAGCGGGAGTTTAACCAACTCCGCAGGTTTGTGGGTAACATCATAGATGAGGAGGATCTGATCAGGAGGTTCTTAGATGGGATGCGAGTAGAGCTTCGTGGTAGGTGCAGCGTGGTTACCTACACTAGTTTGGAAGATCTGGTAGAGAAGGCAGATGTGCAGGAGAAATGTATGGCAGAGGAGTAGAAGTTCGTCAAGGCAGCACATCCTAAGGCCGAAGGAACTTCAGAGGCACAACAGAGGACATGTGGCTAGTCGGGTATCCAGTGTTTTAATTGTGGGTTGTTTGGGCATGTTTCTAGGAATTGTCGGAGGCCACCAGTTGCTCAGTTTGTAGCACCATCATCACCAGTAGCGGCAGCCAGAAACTGTTATGGTTGTGACCAGCCGGGTCATATACTCAGAGATTTCCCCCAAGAGGGGTAATGCAGCGCTTCCACCACCACCAAAGCGTTTAGCCATCACTCCATGTGCGTTTGCGGTTGGAGATCCCCGAGGAGCTGAGCGGATAGCGGGTATGTGTCCTTATCATACTTGCTTGTGTTGAGTATTTGTGGTTTCATGGTTATCATGTGTACTTAGAAAGGTTTTGTGTATGATTGGTTGTGGTTGGTGGTGAGTCAGCTCACACCTTATTTGACTCGTGAGATTTTTGTTCTTTTGTGAGTCTGTATTTGGTTAAGTCTTGGTCTTTTCGGGTTGTCTTCTAACCGAAGGATAAGCAGATTTAGACAATAGTTATGGAGAGTTGGGAGCGATCAGCATTCATCGCGATGTACCTGTTATCATTTGAGTATTATGATGGCACCATAGAAGTTTTCATTTTGGGCCTTGTCGTACACCACTTTGTTGGACAGAAGTGGGGGAGCGACATGAATTAGAACTATTAATGGTTCAAGAGACGGTAGAGCAAATGGACATGCTCAAAGATTGGCTTTAGGAAGCCCATAACCGTCAGAGGAGTTATACAGCTAAGTGCCGTAAAGATTCAGAGTTACATATGGGTGATCTAGTATACCTGAAAATAAGGACATTTCAGGGAGGATCTAAGACTCAGAAGCTAAAGCAACTTAAACTGAGGTACATGAGATTGTATCCTTCGGTAAAGCGGATTGGAGCAGTTACTTGCAGTTGTTTTATCAGTAGTGTATCAGATTTCCACGACGTATTCCATGTGTCAGCGTTGAAAAGGTTGAGAAAGAGCCATAGTTTATTTTGCAGCAGGCGTCAAATGACCTCAGAGGGATTATATCACCTTGTCAGCTAGTGGAGATTTTGGATCATCAAGTGAAAGAAATTCAGGAAATATCGACCTTGTTGTCAGAGTTGTTGGGAAAGAGATGGGATTCAGGAAGAGACCTGAGAGGCCGGGCGAGGATTAGTTATTCGAGGTTTTGTTACGATGACATTGGACATGTCAGCTTATTACTTGAATTCGGGGACGAATTCCTTATTAGTGTGGGAGAATTGTAACGACCCGATTCCGGTCTCGGAACTCGTTAGCCGACTAAGGCCCAAAAAATACCGAAAGGTCCAAGATGTTTGTCTATAAATACCCATTGTCCAGCTTTGTTTTCTCCACCTGCAAGAGAAAAATCAGAAGCTAGAAGTTAGAGAGAAAAAAGAAGAGAGAGTTTAAGAAGAGAAAAATAGAAAATGTTTGTGAGAGCTGAGCCATCAGGAATCTTCGCCGGAGCCACCACACCCCAATTTCAAGCCAAGCTCGTCACCACCGTTCGCCTAGAAGCTAACCACCGGAAAACCGCTTGCCTTTAGCTTCAGTTTCTGATCGTTCAGTATATCATCGATAACTTCCTAACCGCTGAGAATCTCGCGCATGCAAAGCCAACATCGCGTTCCTCTCGACGAGACGAGGCCGTAGACATCGACCTCGCCTCAATTGGAGTTAGGACGAAGCCACTAGAGCCTCCGGAATATTCGACCACGCGCCGCCGCCAGGAATCGTGTCCGCCTCCGCCGCGCCGCCGTCCACTGCCGCGCTCCGTCGTCTTTTGCCACCATCCTCCGCCATCGTCTTCCGCCGATAAGCCACCGCCCTCCGCCGTTACCACCGGTGACCGGCGCCGTTACCACCGGTGACCGGCGCCGGTGACTCGCTGGTGACTTGACCATCTCGGCTGGGTCGACACGGTGAGTCAACTCGGTAACTCGGTTAACCGAAGGGTTGACTTGGTTTAAATTAATGGCGGTTTGATTAGAATTCGGTTAGAATAAACCGATCGGTTAGGTCAAATTGATTTCTGGTCAAGGGTTGACCGGGTTGACCTTTGACCAGCGAGTTGACTTTTCCGTAAACATTGACCAGACTCGTTTTAAACCGTTCGAAAGACGTTCTGACTCGAATTTTCGCCATGGTTTCAGATTTGAAGTCTATTTGAGCACTAGGAGTTCATAGATACCACTTCTCTTCATTGCTAAGGTGAGGGCTACTCCGTTAAATTCCGAGCTAGTTTAGTACTACCGTTATGGAAAGTTTAGTTTCGAAACATGATCTGTCTCTCTGAATCGAGTCTGTTTTGCGAGTTTTGCTTGATCATTATTGTTATTGATTGTTAAACCGGAAATAGGATAATAGATGATTCAACGGATTGTGTGAAATTGTTGATGTTAAGGACTGTTATATATATGTATATATATAGTTATATAGAAGGGACTATGTGACGAGTGCGGGGGTTCAGAGATGTCTGAGCTAGCGACGCAGATGGTGTTTGTGCGGGGGTACAAAGACGTTTGTACTATTGACGCAGCGGGTGGTTGTGCGGGGTACAGAGACAGACTGTACTAGCGATGCAGCGGGTGTGTATATCCTTATGAGGAGATGCGTGGTGCATAGAGTAGCTATGTACTATAAGCGCATGGGTTGTAACGGCTAGTCCTCTAGCCGCATATTGATTGTTCTGTGTGGTGTAATAGGCACCGTGTTTGTTTCATGCTAGAGCTAGACCTACATAGTTGTAGTGCTATGAACTGAGTCAGTGGTTTGTGGTTTAGCATCCCATACCTCGCTGGGCAACTCCCCTGTTGCTCACCCCTCCTTTATTTCTCTTTTTTAGGTGAGACCGACGAGCAGGAGTGATTATCGGACCGGTGCTATTGGGCTTTTGGACTTCTATCGGTTTTATCGCGTTTATCGTTATCAGGCTTTTAGACCTTTGAACTTTTATCGTGTATGTTATTTCCTATTTCAGACTTACGGATTTATGTTGTCTTTATGTTGTCGTTATCTATATATCAGATGCTATTTTATATTATGGATTTCCAGCGTGGGTGTTGAATTTCAGATATTTATAAATAGAGATCTCAGAGCTATTTATTTATCGTATTATTTTTATTATTTCAAAAGTGATGGGCGTCACAAAAAACATTATTGAACAATCTAAATACAAATACACAATGGGAACAGACTCTAAGTGAAACAGAGTATTAATTAAACCTGGCGAAGTTTAAGCTCTTTCTCGGTAGCTAGAGAACCGAGTTGGAGAACAAAACCAAACATGGAGAAAGCAAGAAAGAACACTGGTCCCATAAGATTCAGTGGAGAGATAGTTACGTCTTTAGCAACAACTGGTTGTGGAAACTCTTTAAATCCAAAACTCCAACCAAACTTTGGATCTGATAATAATGCATATATAAAAGGCATTTAAATCTCCATATAGAACATATGACTCCTAACTCAAAAGATTTTCAAGATGGATGGTACCTCCAATTAAAAACCTCGCGATCTCACGCTCTGCAGCGATTTGAAGAGGGACAAGAAACTTAAACGTCGGATCTTCAGTCCGACCACGTTTTGTAGCCGAAGATGAGTTTGTCTGAACTCCATAACTGATCACTGTAGCGTTCCTTTCCGTAAAATGCAAAGCTCCTGGGGCATGCAAAGGATGTGACGTAAACCATACATCTACCTCCTCAGGCCCTTTGAATGATTTAACCTGGAAAAAAAAACACAAGAGAAACATTTCAGAAACAAACGTTAAAAGTTAAAACTAAAAAGAACCAAACATAATAAGAACCAAACCTTGTTGGTCGGAATAGGTCTTCCTGGATTGTTCGCCATAATAGCAGAGACGATGTCAGACACTCGACGGCTCTGGTTCCCACTCCACACGAAGTCGTAGCATGGAAACTTCGTGTTGAACTTATCGTCACAAGGCGGAATCGGATGGGAGGCTAATGCCTTGGGATCGGTGATATTCAAGTGCTCAGACGATCTTACGTCGCTCGCCTCCATCGCTTCTTAGATACAGAAGATGAGAAAGATAAAGAAGAAGGAAGAGAAGAGATGGAGACACGTGGCGCTTTTGTTTCGCCATGAGAGCAGTAGATTCTTTTTGAACAGCGCTATGAACTGCTGATACAGAAGCGGCATGCCTTCTCTTAGAGTCATGATCAGAGGAAGAAGACGATTGGACTATTTTTTAGTTCTTGTCTTCTTTTTTTTTACTATATAATTCACGTTACGTTTATTAATTATGATAAAATTACTAAGTAACGCTTATGAAAGAAAAGACTAACCATTTATAAAGACAACCGTTTATAAGACTCTCATTTATTAACAAAATTACAAAAAGAATCTTCCTAGTGTTAACAGCTGTTAATGTTTTAATCGAAAATTATATTTTGAATCATGAAATAAATGATATTTTCCTATTTTGTGTAATTAATTCATTTAAACGCGCACGACAAGAAAGAGGTCTCAGTGCCGACGCTCAAGTTTGTCGGGACATCATGGGAAGAGGTCATCTACGACAATTTTCTGAGAAACTTCAATACGTCGGAGTTTGAGCGTCGGAAATGAGGTTGCTTCGGCAAGTTTTCGGAAATGGCCAAGAATACAAATTCTCGGAAGGTAGTTACGTGATTCCGACAAAATTTAAAATTTTATTTAAGAAAAAATAAACGCAAAAATAACTAAAATATAGAAAAAAATCTTGCTCAAAAAATGATATTAAATAGTTAAATGTTTATTACATAAAAATAAAATAAAAATAATAAAGATAAATAAATTTATGTCGGTGGAGGGAGCTACGTTCCTATGGCGGTGGTGGAAAAATGGCAATGGTGGTGGCCGTGGAAGAGACGATGGTGTTCAGTTGCAAAGATGGTGAATGTAAACATCATCATGAATAAATCAACTATAAAATACCTTTATAACTAATTGAAGTTTTGTCGGGAAGAAGTTAAAAATTTTGAAATAAACTTTGACGGTGTTCGCTTATGTTACTGAGGAAGTTCCAATAAATTGTATCTATTTTTCTGACATTTCACCGAGGATAAAAATCATTGTCGGTAAATGTAATTTTATGAGAAATTTCTGAGAAGATGTTCCGAGAAACTCCTGACAACACATTCACATCGAAACTTTCCGAGTAGATTCCGACAACTTCCTTATGTTCTCGGAAATTTCTCGACAGTTTGTCAAAACTTTTCTGACAAAAAGTGTTCTCGGTAAAATTCATCGGAGCTCATACAATTTTCTTGTAGTGGCAGTTTTCTAAATTAGTAAATACAAACATTGTATTTATATTTTTCCGTTTCTACAATAAAATTGTTTCCAGTTACCCTTTGATATGTTTGGCAACAAATCTTCTTTTAGTGGAAGGGTGGTGCAAGATTAGCATCGCAGATGAGCTGTTTCTATTGACATTGTTACACTGTATTCAACTAAACTTTAACACAAATATGTTAATGGATTATTATTAATTATCATTTGATTTATTAATATATAGATTTCTTTTTCTCTTATTTATTTCCCATTAAAGGCTGATTAGTTCCCACATTAACGTCAAAAAACTAAGTGATATTGAGTCTCTTTATATTTAATAACCCTACAAAAACAAAAACGTTCAGTAAAAAAAAAACAGAGGAAGAAAGACAAAACGAAAGCATCTTTCTTTCATCGATGGCGGATCATGGTCAAGCCAGTTTCTGGACTCAGGTAAATGCGTTACTTAGGAAGAACTTAACTTACCATGTAATGTTTTGTACATGTGATGTATGTGCGGTTCGGGGGAAATCATGATCCTTGTCCTCCTCGATGTAATATTATGAATCTATTTTTTTTTTGGTACAGAGGAAACACATATGGATGAATGTTAGACTCGTTCTGGTTCCACTCTTCCTCTGCTTACTTCTCCTCTCGATTCAACTCTTGATCGAGGCTGTAATGAACAAAGTCTCGGATATGGCTAAATATGGAAGTAAAGATGCTCCAAATGGAGATTATTGTCCCATCCCAACCCCTCCATTGTTACCTCCCATGTTACATATTCCAGAACCTGAGTCTCGTGCTGTTAAAGCTGGTTCCTTTCCCTACAGTGACCTTCCTGACTTGTCCTGTAGAAAAACAAAAACTTGTCCTTTAACTATGCTTGTAACGGTATGGAGATTTATGTTCTGCTTCTATCTCAGCACCGTGGAGTCAAAGAAGTCACTAAATGGATGTCTAAGGTTGTTTCCCTTTCCTCGTACGTGTTCTCTCCATCATTGGATGATGTTATCTTAATATTCTTTCTTTGCAGACAAATGGAATCCAAGTTTCAGAGATTTCTCAGCACCGTTTCCCGCAGACAAGTGGATTTCCCGCTGTGGTCTTTTGTTCTTTAGTGAGGTATCTGGACCACTGATTTTTAACCTCCTTCTTCGTCTCAAGTACTTCCCTTTATGATAAATCTTTTTTTTTTTGCTCTATAAATCTCTCCAACACCATTGAGTTGCATCCTTTATTTTTATTCTGCAGATACTCCCAAAAGTTCTTTAAAGGACAATGGGATAAAGAAGACTGTGTTGCTGAGTTGAACAATTACATAGACCGTCTCTTGGTAACTCACCACTCTTCTTCTCTTTTTTAGCTCTATTTATGTTTTGTCTGATTTCAGAATCAATTCATAAGCTCTAGTTCCGTTATTCTTGGTTCTCATGTATTCGGTTCTGTAACTACGACCAGATATTTTCTTTGGCAAATACCAACAGAAAACAACCAGGTATGATTTAAATCTTCTATATCTAACGCTTTATCAAGTTTCCACTGTATTCACGGAACTTGACTTTTAAACTTTCAAGATATACTTGGTGAGCTAACTGCTATCAGGAGCACAATCAACGATGGGACACACGGCTCACAGCATGTTATATTTACTTTACATATAGATAGGTACTCACTAAGTTGAAACTTCTGTGGCTGTCATTGTTTTAAACTATGTATGTTATTTATCTCTTCATGGATGTTATTTTCATTGACTTGGCAGGGATGTGTATGAATGTGTAAGCCTTTTTGACGGATTAGCTTACGTATTTCATGACAAATTGAAAAGCTACGGGTCAGAACCAAAAGTTGTGTTGGTCACTGGCAATCGTCTTTGTATTTTTCTATTACAATGGTGGATTTGAGTTCTAGAAATTTGAAGAATGGATCCTTATTCTGCTGTTAACACTTTGTATAGATTTTACTCTTTTTTTAATAGTTTTCTTATACTGTTTTTCATATTGCTACTTTGTAGGGTGATTCTGGTATTGTGCACTACAAGAAAACAGCGGCATACTGAGGGAAAAAATCGTCGGTATGTCGTCGAAATAAGGTTATTCCGACGACATACCGACGAAAAAAGTCCTCCGAAATAACTCCTCGGAAATTCATTTTTCCTCGGAAATCCCTCGGAACGGAATTCCGAGGAACTGAATTTCCGAGGGAACTCCGAGGACCACTAGATCGTCGGAAAGTTCCTCGGAATATACCGAGGGAGGACTTCCTCGGTATATTCCGAGGAAATTTCCGATGGTCCAATCCTCGGAAGTTCCGACGAAATCTTCCTAGGAATTTGCATCGGTGTCCAATCCTCGGAAGTTCCGACGAAATATTCCTCGGAATTTGCATCGGGAATTTCCGAGGAACGTAGCCCCTCGGAAAATTCCGAGGAACATTCTCGGATTTTTTTTTAAAATTCCGACGACTTATTCCGAGGAAAAGGTCGTCGGAAATTTCCGAGGGTGCTTTTCCTCGGAATTTCGAAAAAATTAATTTAAAAAAAAAAANCAGATATCCGATCATCCTTGTCCTTCAGCTGAGCCGTAAGAACTTCTGANNNNNNNNNNNNNNNNNNNNNNNNNNNNNNNNNNNNNNNNNNNNNNNNNNNNNNNNNNNNNNNNNNNNNNNNNNNNNNNNNNNNNNNNNNNNNNNNNNNNNNNNNNNNNNNNNNNNNNNNNNNNNNNNNNNNNNNNNNNNNNNNNNNNNNNNNNNNNNNNNNNNNNNNNNNNNNNNNNNNNNNNNNNNNNNNNNNNNNNNNNNNNNNNNNNNNNNNNNNNNNNNNNNNNNNNNNNNNNNNNNNNNNNNNNNNNNNNNNNNNNNNNNNNNNNNNNNNNNNNNNNNNNNNNNNNNNNNNNNNNNNNNNNNNNNNNNNNNNNNNNNNNNNNNNNNNNNNNNNNNNNNNNNNNNNNNNNNNNNNNNNNNNNNNNNNNNNNNNNNNNNNNNNNNNNNNNNNNNNNNNNNNNNNNNNNNNNNNNNNNNNNNNNNNNNNNNNNNNNNNNNNNNNNNNNNNNNNNNNNNNNNNNNNNNNNNNNNNNNNNNNNNNNNNNNNNNNNNNNNNNNNNNNNNNNNNNNNNNNNNNNNNNNNNNNNNNNNNNNNNNNNNNNNNNNNNNNNNNNNNNNNNNNNNNNNNNNNNNNNNNNNNNNNNNNNNNNNNNNNNNNNNNNNNNNNNNNNNNNNNNNNNNNNNNNNNNNNNNNNNNNNNNNNNNNNNNNNNNNNNNNNNNNNNNNNNNNNNNN
This sequence is a window from Brassica oleracea var. oleracea cultivar TO1000 chromosome C1, BOL, whole genome shotgun sequence. Protein-coding genes within it:
- the LOC106298886 gene encoding uncharacterized protein LOC106298886, yielding MEIYVLLLSQHRGVKEVTKWMSKTNGIQVSEISQHRFPQTSGFPAVVFCSLVRYSQKFFKGQWDKEDCVAELNNYIDRLLIFSLANTNRKQPDILGELTAIRSTINDGTHGSQHVIFTLHIDRDVYECVSLFDGLAYVFHDKLKSYGSEPKVVLVTGNRLCIFLLQWWI